The segment CCACCGCGCTGGTCGACACCGGCTCCCGGATGGACGAGGTGATCTTCGAGGAGTTCAAGGGCACCGGCAACATGGAGCTCAAGCTCGACCGGAAGCTCTCGGACAAGCGCATCTTCCCCTCCGTCGACGTGGACGCCTCCGGCACCCGCAAGGAGGAGATCCTGCTCGGCCACGAGGAGCTCGCCATCACCTGGAAGCTCCGCCGGGTCCTGCACGCCCTGGACTCGCAGCAGGCGATCGAGCTGCTGCTGGACAAGATGAAGCAGACCAAGTCGAACGCCGAGTTCCTGATGCAGATCGCCAAGAACACCCCCGGCTCGGGCGACTGAGACCGGTAGCGCCACCCGAGGACCCCGTACCGCCGCGAGGCGGTGCGGGGTCCTCCGCTTTCCCGGCCCGGGCTCCCGGCCCCGCTTTCCCGGCCCCGGGCCGGAAACCGATCACGGTCCGGGCAGGTCACTTATGCTCGAAAGGTCGGGTTCAGGGCGAGAAGAGGCGATATGGGCGAGAAGACCGGGCGCCGCACCCCCCGCCGCCGCGGGCTGCGGATCGCGCTGTTCACGCTGGCCGGCCTCGTCCTGGTCGGCGCCGGACTGGGCGGCGTCGCCTACTGGAAGCTGAACGGGAACATCCACAGCGTCGACATCTCCGGGCAGCTCGGCACCGCCCGGCCACCCGCCTCCACCGGCGGCGCGTTCAACGTGCTGGTGCTGGGCTCCGACTCGCGCTCCGGCGCCAACGGGAGCCTGGCGGGCGGCGACACCGGCGACACCGCCCGCTCCGACACCGCGATGGTGGTGCACGTCAACCAGGCCCACACCGCCGCCTCGGTGGTCTCGATACCGCGCGACACCCTGGTGTCCCGGCCGGCCTGCACCGCCCCCGACGGCAAGCCGGTCGCCGCCGCCCGCAGCGCGATGTTCAACTCCGCGTACGAGGTCGGCGGCCCGGTCTGCGCGGTGAAGACCGCCGAGCAGCTCACCGGGATGCGGATGGACCACTTCGTCGAGGTGGACTTCGCCGGGTTCGCCGCGCTGGTCGACGCGATCGGCGGGGTGGACGTCACCACCACGGTGCCGATCGACGACCAGGACAGCGGGCTGCGCCTCGACGCCGGCACCCACCACCTGGGCGGCGAGCAGGCGCTGGCCTTCGTCCGGACCAGGCACGGCGTCGGCGACGGCAGCGACCTGGGCCGGATCGAGCTGCAGAAGGAGATGGTCAAGGCCATGCTCGGGCAGGTCGGCTCGCTCGGCCTCTCCTCCAACCCGGTCGCGATGTGGCAGCTCGGCGACCGGCTCACCAGCGCGCTCACCACCGACTCCGACCTGGCCTCGGTCGGCTCGCTGGTCGGCATGGCGCAGACCCTGAAGAAGATCGGGCCCGAGCAGCTCACCATGGTCACCCTGCCGGTGGCGTACGCGGCCAGCGACCCCAACCGGGTCGTCCCGAAGACCCCGGACGCCCCGCAGCTGTGGGCCGCGCTGCGCACCGACGGGGCGGTGCCGGCCTCGGTGCTGCGGGAGCAGCCGGCCAATCCGGCCCAGGCGTCCCCGTCCGCGCAGGCGTCCCCGTCGGCCCGGGCGACCTCGGTGCGTGGGGGAGCGGAATAGTCGGATCCGCCTCCCGGTTTGGGAAGAAGCGGGCAGTGCTGGCACACTGGTCCGTCGGTCCCGGTTCACGAGCGGCTGTCCAGCCCGCCGACCCGGTGCCCTCCCGAACAGCTAGGAGAATCCCTTGAAGTCCAACGTTCACCCGGACTACGTGCTCACCAAGGTCACCTGCACCTGTGGCAACGAGTTCACCACTCGCTCGACCGAGACCAGCGGCGAGATCCGCGCCGAGGTCTGCTCGAACTGCCACCCGTTCTACACCGGCAAGCAGAAGATCCTCGACACCGGTGGCCGCGTGGCCCGCTTCGAGGCGCGCTTCGGCAAGAAGCTCTCCGGCGGCAAGGCCTAGCGCTTCCACGGCGCCGGTCTCGGACGCTCCCGTGCTCTGCACGGGGCGTCCGGGCCGGCGCCGTTCGCGTCCCCCGCTTTTCGCACGTTCCCCCCGGCACACTCACGGAAGTAGGACCGACCGATGTTCGAGGCAGTCGAAGAGCTCCTCGTCGAGCACGCCGACCTCGAAAAGAGGCTGGCCGACCCGTCGGTGCACGCCGACCAGGCGAACGCCCGCAAGCTGGCCAAGCGCTACGCCGAGCTGACCCCGATCACCCGGACGTACCTGGCCTGGCGGCAGGCCGGCGAGGACATCGTCGCCGCGCGCGAACTCGCCACCGAGGACCCGGACTTCATCGCCGAGGCGAAGGCGTCCGAGGCCCGCCAGGACGAGCTGACCGAGGAGCTGCGGCTGCTGCTGGTGCCGCGCGACCCCAACGACGACAAGGACGTCATCCTGGAGGTCAAGGCGGGCGAGGGCGGCGAGGAGTCCGCGCTGTTCGCCGGCGACCTGCTGCGGATGTACCTGCGCTACGCGGAGCGGGTCGGCTGGAAGACCGAGCTGATCGACGCCAACGAGTCCGACCTCGGCGGCTACAAGGACGTCTCGGTGGCGGTGAAGACCCGCGGCAGCGCGGAGCCCGGCCAGGGCGTCTGGGCGCGGCTGAAGTACGAGGGCGGCGTGCACCGGGTGCAGCGGGTGCCCGCGACCGAGTCGCAGGGCCGGATCCACACCTCCGCCGCGGGCGTGCTGGTCACCCCCGAGGCCGAGGAGGTCGAGGTCGAGATCCACGCCAACGACCTGCGGATCGACGTCTACCGCTCGTCCGGCCCCGGCGGCCAGTCGGTGAACACCACCGACTCCGCGGTCCGGATCACCCACCTGCCGACCGGTATCGTGGCGTCCTGCCAGAACGAGAAGAGCCAGCTGCAGAACAAGGAGCAGGCGATGCGCATCCTGCGTTCGCGGCTGCTGGCCGCCGCGCAGGAGGAGGCCGAGCGGGAGGCGTCCGACGCCCGCCGCAGCCAGGTGCGCACCGTGGACCGCTCCGAGCGGATCCGGACGTACAACTTCCCGGAGAACCGGATCTCCGACCACCGCACCGGGTTCAAGTCGTACAACCTGGACCAGGTGCTGGACGGCGACCTCAACGCCGTGATCCAGTCCTGCGTGGACGCCGACGCCGCGGCCAAGCTGGCCGCCGCCCAGGAGAACTGAGCCTAAGGGGCCCGAGGGATGAACCTGCTGCTCGCCGAGGTGGCCCAGGCCACCCAGCGCCTGGCCGCGGCCGGCGTGCCCTCGCCGCGCTTCGACGCGGAGGAGCTGGCGGCGCACGTCCACGGCGTGAAGCGCAGCCAGCTGCACACCGTGCCGGACGGCGACTTCGACGCCCGGTACTGGGAGGCGGTCTCCCGCCGCGAGCAGCGCGAGCCGCTCCAGCACATCACCGGGCGCGCGTTCTTCCGCTACCTCGAACTGGAGGTCGGCCCCGGGGTGTTCGTCCCCCGGCCGGAGACCGAGTCGGTGGTCGAGTGGGCGATAGACGCGGTCCGCGCGATGGACGTGGCCGAACCGCTGGTCGTCGACCTGTGCACCGGCTCCGGGGCGATCGCGCTGGCCCTCGCCCAGGAACTGCCCCGCTCCACCGTGCACGCCTTCGAACTCGACGAGGGCGCCCTCGCCTACACCCGCCGCAACGTCGAGGCCAGCCCCGACCGGGCCCGGGTCCACCTGCACCAGGGCGACGCCACCCAGGCCTTCGCCGACGACCGCGGCTGGGACGGCCGGTTCGACCTGGTGATCAGCAACCCGCCGTACATCCCGCTCACCGAGTGGGAGTACGTCGCGCCCGAGGCCCGCGACCACGACCCGCAGATGTCGCTGTTCTCCGGCGAGGACGGCCTGGACACCATCCGCGGCATCGAACGGGTCGCCGCCCGGCTGCTGCGGCCCGGCGGCGCGGTGGTGATCGAGCACGCGGACACCCAGGGCGGGCAGGTCCCGTGGATCTTCCGCGAGGAGGGCGGCTGGACGGATGCGGCCGACCACCGGGACCTGAACAACCGGCCCCGCTTCACAACAGCCCGGAGGGCGTCGTTGTGAACATCGGGCACAGCACGACGGCCCGGAGGGCGTCGTTGTGAACAGGGCGTCGCGCTGAGGCGCCGGGCGCCCGTCGTAGCACCGAACACCTGCCGCACCGTCGGCACCTGCAGTACCACTGACACCACCGGAAGGGGATTGCTCCGATGAGCCGCCGATACGACTGCTCCGACGCCCAGGACCGCGCGAGCGGGCTGCGTGAGGCCGCCTCGGCGATCCGCCGCGGGGAGCTGGTGGTCGTCCCGACCGACACCGTCTACGGCCTCGCGGCGGACGCCTTCTCGGCGGAGGCGGTCGCCGGGCTGCTGGCGGCCAAGGGCCGGGGCCGGAACATGCCCTCGCCGGTGCTGGTCGGCTCGCCGACCACGCTGCACGGGCTGGTCACCGACTTCTCCGAGCAGGCCTGGGAGCTGGTGGACGCGTTCTGGCCGGGCGGCCTGACCCTGGTGGCCCGCCACCAGCCGTCGCTGCGCTGGGACCTGGGCGAGACCCGGGGCACCGTCGCGGTCCGGATGCCGCTGCACCCGGTCGTGCTGGAGCTGCTGAACGCCACCGGCCCGCTGGCCGTCTCCTCCGGCAACAAGACCGGCGGGCCGTCGCCGTCGACCTGCGACGAGGCCGAGGCCCAGCTCGGCGACGCGGTGTCGATCTACCTGGACGGCGGGACGGCCGACTACGGCACGCCCTCGACCATCGTCGACGTCACCGGCAAGGTGCCGGTGGTGCTGCGGGCGGGCGCGATCAGCGTCGAGCAGCTGAGGGAGGTCGTTCCGGACGTGGAGGCCGGCAGTTGACCGCCGCTGCCGCCCCGTCGTACGGAGCGGGGAGCGGCCTGGCACCCTTCGCGGAGCCGGGGCCGCTCCCGCTGGACACCTTCCGCATCCTGTTCGTCTGCACCGGCAACATCTGCCGCTCCCCGATCGCCGAGCGGCTGGCCCGGCTGGAGCTGGACGCCCGGCTGGGCGTGCGGACCGGCCGCCGGATCGTGGTGGAGAGCGCCGGCACCTGGGGCCACGAGGGCGCCCCGATGGAGGCGCACGCGGCGACCGTGCTCGGCGAGTACGGCGCGGACAGCGCCGGCTTCGCGGGCCGGGAGCTGCTGGACGAGCACGTGATCGACGCCGACCTGGTGCTGACCGCGACCCTGGACCACCGGGCGCAGGTCATCTCGATGGGCCACTCGGCGGGCCTGCGCACGTTCACCATCAAGGAGTTCACCCGTCTGGTGCAAAGGGTCGACCCGCGCACCCTGCCGGACCCCAGGGAGGGCGCTCGGCTGACCGAGCGCGCCCGCGCGCTGGTCCGCTCGGCCGCCGCCCTGCGGGGCTGGCTGCTGGCCTCGGCGCCCGAGTTCGACGAGCTGAGGGACCCGTACGGGGCGCCGATCGGGATGTTCCGCAACTGCGGCGAGGAGATATTCGACGCGCTGGACCCGGTGGTGACCGCACTGACGGGTGTGGCCCGCTGAGTTGAGCGCCCTCCACTAAAGTTTCCGTGGGGAATTTGTGAAGGCTGCGTGCGCAGGCCGTGGCGGCAACCGGAAAGGCCCAAGCCCGCGCGCGCGGGCGGGCCGGGCGGAGGGGGCCGACCTACGCTGGAGGGAATCCGCCCGCACCGCAGCCTGGAGCGCACCATGACGGTCGCCGACGCCCCATCCGTCTCCTGGGAGGCCGCCGAGGCCCTGCGCGCGGCGGACCCGCTGATCGCCGACCTGCTCGCCGCCGAGGCCGAACGCCGGGCCGACAGCCTGCAACTGCTCGCCGGGGAGAGCCTGGCCACCCCCGCCGTGCTGGCCGCGCTGGCCGGACCGCTGGCCGACAAGTACGCCGACGGCTACCCGGGCCACCGGCACCACACCGGCTGCGCCCCGGCCGACACCGTGGAGCTGCTGGCGATCGACCGGGCCCGCGAACTCTTCGCCGCCCCGCACGCCAACGTCCAGCCCCGGTCCGGGACTTCGGCGATGCTGGCGGCCTACGCGGCGCTGCTGCGGCCGGGCGACGCGGTGCTCGCGATGTCGCTGGAGCACGGCGGCCACCTGAGCGCCGGCTCGCGGGCCAACTTCTCCGGCCGCTGGTTCCGCTTCCACGGCTACGGGGTGCGCGCCGACGACGGCCGGATCGACCTCGACGAAGTCCGCGCGCTGGCCCGCGAGCACCGCCCGAAGGCGATCGTCGCGGGCGGCACCTCCTACCCGCGGCACGTCGACTGGGCGGCCTTCCGGGAGATCGCCGACGAGGTGGACGCCTACCTGATCGCCGCCGCCGGCCAGACCGCCGGACTGGTCGCGGCCGGCGCCGCGCCCTCCCCGGTGCCGTACGCCGACGTCACCGTCGCCACCACCCACAAACTGCTGCGCGGCCCGCGCGGCGGCCTGCTGCTGTGCACCGCCGAGCTCGCCGACCGGATCGACCGGGCGGTGTTCCCGTTCAGCCAGGGCGGCGCCGCCATGCACGAGGTGGCCGCCAAGGCCGTCGCGCTGGCCCAGGCCGCCACCCCCGCGCACACCGGCTACGTCCGCCGGGCGGTGGCCGGCGCCCGGGCCTTGGCCGCCGCGCTGGCCGCGGCCGGGGCGCCGCCGCTCACCGGCGGCACCGACACCCACCTGGTGACGGCCTCGGTCGCCCCGCTCGGTCTGACCGGCGTGGAGGCCGAGCGCCGCTGCGCCGCCGCCGGGCTGATGCTCGGCCGGTGCGCCGTGCCGTACGACCCGGCGCCGCCCACCGAGACCTCCGGGATCCGGCTGGGCACCGGCACCTGCGCCGCCCAGGGAATGGGCGAGGCCGAGCTCGGCGAGGTCGGCGAGCTGCTCGGACGGGCGCTCGCCGGCGGCGCGGCCGAGCCGGTCCGGGCCCGGACGCGCGAGCTGGCCCGGGCGTTCGCCGGGCGCCCCTGAGCCGTCGCCGGGGCGCCCGGCGGTCGTCCGGGAGAACCGCGATGCGGGGGCTCGGCGTCGGAGTCAATAAGGTGTGCTCCGTGGCGACGCACCTCGAACCCCGAACCAGCGCGGGAGTACCCTGCGTACTCGTCCGTCCGAGCGCGACCCTGGAGGCCGGTGGTGCGTGAGTATCTGCTGGTCATGTTCGTCTCGGCGGCGGTGACCTACCTGCTGGTCAGCCCGGTGCGGAAGTTCGCGATCGCGGCCGGGGCGATGCCCGCCGTCCGGGCCCGCGACGTGCACCGCGAGCCCACCCCGCGGCTCGGCGGCATCGCGATGTTCGGCGGCCTGCTGGCCGGTCTGCTCGCGGCCTCCCAACTCTCCGGCCTGGGGCGGATGTTCGTGCAGAGCGCGGACATCAAGGCGCTGCTCTCCGGGGCCGGGATCATGTTCGTGCTGGGCGTCCTGGACGACAAGTGGGGCGTGGACGCGCTGGTGAAGCTCGGCGGCCAGATGATCGCCGCCGGCGTGATGGTCTGGCAGGGCATCACGGTGATCGCGATCCCGGTGCCCGGCTACGGCTCCGTCCCGGTCACGCCGACCCAGGGCATGCTGATCTCGGTCGTGCTGGTCGTCGTCATGGTCAACGCGGTCAACTTCATCGACGGCCTGGACGGCCTGGCCGCCGGCATGGTCTGCATCGCCGCGATGGCCTTCTTCCTCTACTCGTACCGGCTCTGGCTCGGCTACGGGATCAACGACGCCGCGCCCGCCGCGCTGTTCACCGCCGTGCTGATCGGCATGTGCCTGGGCTTCCTGCCGCACAACCTGCACCCGGCGCGGATCTTCATGGGCGACTCCGGCTCGATGATGCTCGGCCTGATGCTGGCCGTCGCCGCGATCTCCATCACCGGCCGGGTGGACCCCGACCTGATCGTCGAGCAGGTCGGCTCGAAGACCACCGCCGTGCACGCCCTGGTGCCGATCTACATCCCGCTGATCCTGCCGCTGACCGTGATCGCGCTGCCGCTGGCCGACCTGCTGCTGGCCGTGGTGCGCCGCACCTGGGCGGGCAAGTCGCCGTTCGCGGCGGACAAGCAGCACCTGCACCACCGGCTGCTGGAGGTCGGGCACTCGCACAGCCGGGCCGTGCTGATCATGTACTTCTGGGCCGCGCTGATCGCCTTCGGCACCGTCGCGGTGTCGGTCACCCACACCGGCCGCACCGTGGTGCTGGCGATGGCGGGCCTGTGCCTGCTCGGCCTGGCGGTGCTGCTGATGCCGCAGTTCCGGCCGCGCGCGCCCAAGGCCGTCCAGTCCTTCGTCCCGCCGCGCTACCGGGACGGCGAGGCCGGGGCCGAGCCGCTCGCCGGGGAGGTCGGGGAGGAGCCCGCGATGGCCGAGCTCTCGGCCGAGGACCAGGCCCTGCTGGGGCGGATGGGGACGGGCGCGACGGCGGTCGGGCCGCGCGGCGAGCAGCGTTCCTGACGGAGGGTCAACTCGCGCTGGGCCGTTCGGCGGCACCCGTTCGGCGGCACTCTTCAGCCCGGCGTGTGACAGGTACCACACGTTCATGGTAAAGCTCTCATCAAATAGTTTGTGATACCGTTCACGAGTACCGAGAACGCGCCGAAAGACCTGACAGGTGGAGGACTTCCGTCCCTGGTCGGTCTCCCTCGACGGGTCCAGTCGTTCAGGCTGACCGCCCGCGGCGAGGTCCTCGCACCCCCGTGTGTCTCTGCCCCCCCGTTTCCGACATGCCGCCGGAGTTGCCGACATGCCGTCCCACGACGCCCGGATCCTCCGTGGCGCCGCAATCCCCACCGCGGTCGCCGGAGTGGTCGCCATGGCGATCTCACTCGTCGCCGCCGGCGGGAAGGGGCTGCTCGGCGCCCTGATCGCGACCGTCGTCGTGATCGCCTTCTTCGGCGCCGGCCAGATCGCGCTCGACCGGTTCAGCCGGAACAACCCGCAGATGCTGATGCCGATCGCGATGCTGGTCTACACCACGCAGATCCTGCTGGTGGGCGTCCTGCTCGCGGTCGCCAAACACCTCGACTTCTTCGACCACAAGGTCTTCGGCTTCACCCTGCTCGGCCTGGTGATCGTCTGGATGGGCTTCCAGGTCCGGGGCTGGCTCAAGGCCAAGACCTTCTACGTGGAACCCGACGGCAAGCCGAAATCAGGGCGTCAACCGTGAGCGGGGCATACCGTCCCCCTCGCGAGGGGGGCGGTGTTTATGCCCTCCTGACGGACTGCTATCGTCCGTCCCAACGGCGGAGTACGGGAAGCGGCCAGGTCCCTCCGAGAATCGGACGGATCGCCCCCCGGCTCCACGAAGCTTTCGAAGATCCCGCGGTGGGGATATGCGCCGCGCCGGGTCAGCGAGAAATCCAACTAGTTCCAGTGCCGCACCGTGGCCGCCGGCCACGCCGACACACCGAGGTTGCCGTAACCATGCGTCAGAACGAAGGAGTCTGTGGTGGGTGCTGACGTCCAGCTCGCCTCCGAGGCCGGTTGCCACCTGAACTCCGGCTGCGGCTTCCCGGCCCCCGGCCTGAACGAGTTCGACTTCAAGCCGATCTTCACGGTCGGCGGGGTCGACTTCACCAAGCCGATGCTGCTGTCGATCATCTGTGCGCTGCTGGTGGTCGCTTTCTTCTGGGCCGCGTTCGCCAAGCCGAAGCTGCTCCCGGGCAAGCTCCAGCTGGT is part of the Kitasatospora setae KM-6054 genome and harbors:
- a CDS encoding LCP family protein; protein product: MGEKTGRRTPRRRGLRIALFTLAGLVLVGAGLGGVAYWKLNGNIHSVDISGQLGTARPPASTGGAFNVLVLGSDSRSGANGSLAGGDTGDTARSDTAMVVHVNQAHTAASVVSIPRDTLVSRPACTAPDGKPVAAARSAMFNSAYEVGGPVCAVKTAEQLTGMRMDHFVEVDFAGFAALVDAIGGVDVTTTVPIDDQDSGLRLDAGTHHLGGEQALAFVRTRHGVGDGSDLGRIELQKEMVKAMLGQVGSLGLSSNPVAMWQLGDRLTSALTTDSDLASVGSLVGMAQTLKKIGPEQLTMVTLPVAYAASDPNRVVPKTPDAPQLWAALRTDGAVPASVLREQPANPAQASPSAQASPSARATSVRGGAE
- the rpmE gene encoding 50S ribosomal protein L31 — translated: MKSNVHPDYVLTKVTCTCGNEFTTRSTETSGEIRAEVCSNCHPFYTGKQKILDTGGRVARFEARFGKKLSGGKA
- the prfA gene encoding peptide chain release factor 1 — protein: MFEAVEELLVEHADLEKRLADPSVHADQANARKLAKRYAELTPITRTYLAWRQAGEDIVAARELATEDPDFIAEAKASEARQDELTEELRLLLVPRDPNDDKDVILEVKAGEGGEESALFAGDLLRMYLRYAERVGWKTELIDANESDLGGYKDVSVAVKTRGSAEPGQGVWARLKYEGGVHRVQRVPATESQGRIHTSAAGVLVTPEAEEVEVEIHANDLRIDVYRSSGPGGQSVNTTDSAVRITHLPTGIVASCQNEKSQLQNKEQAMRILRSRLLAAAQEEAEREASDARRSQVRTVDRSERIRTYNFPENRISDHRTGFKSYNLDQVLDGDLNAVIQSCVDADAAAKLAAAQEN
- the prmC gene encoding peptide chain release factor N(5)-glutamine methyltransferase, which codes for MNLLLAEVAQATQRLAAAGVPSPRFDAEELAAHVHGVKRSQLHTVPDGDFDARYWEAVSRREQREPLQHITGRAFFRYLELEVGPGVFVPRPETESVVEWAIDAVRAMDVAEPLVVDLCTGSGAIALALAQELPRSTVHAFELDEGALAYTRRNVEASPDRARVHLHQGDATQAFADDRGWDGRFDLVISNPPYIPLTEWEYVAPEARDHDPQMSLFSGEDGLDTIRGIERVAARLLRPGGAVVIEHADTQGGQVPWIFREEGGWTDAADHRDLNNRPRFTTARRASL
- a CDS encoding L-threonylcarbamoyladenylate synthase; protein product: MSRRYDCSDAQDRASGLREAASAIRRGELVVVPTDTVYGLAADAFSAEAVAGLLAAKGRGRNMPSPVLVGSPTTLHGLVTDFSEQAWELVDAFWPGGLTLVARHQPSLRWDLGETRGTVAVRMPLHPVVLELLNATGPLAVSSGNKTGGPSPSTCDEAEAQLGDAVSIYLDGGTADYGTPSTIVDVTGKVPVVLRAGAISVEQLREVVPDVEAGS
- a CDS encoding arsenate reductase/protein-tyrosine-phosphatase family protein, which translates into the protein MTAAAAPSYGAGSGLAPFAEPGPLPLDTFRILFVCTGNICRSPIAERLARLELDARLGVRTGRRIVVESAGTWGHEGAPMEAHAATVLGEYGADSAGFAGRELLDEHVIDADLVLTATLDHRAQVISMGHSAGLRTFTIKEFTRLVQRVDPRTLPDPREGARLTERARALVRSAAALRGWLLASAPEFDELRDPYGAPIGMFRNCGEEIFDALDPVVTALTGVAR
- a CDS encoding serine hydroxymethyltransferase, encoding MTVADAPSVSWEAAEALRAADPLIADLLAAEAERRADSLQLLAGESLATPAVLAALAGPLADKYADGYPGHRHHTGCAPADTVELLAIDRARELFAAPHANVQPRSGTSAMLAAYAALLRPGDAVLAMSLEHGGHLSAGSRANFSGRWFRFHGYGVRADDGRIDLDEVRALAREHRPKAIVAGGTSYPRHVDWAAFREIADEVDAYLIAAAGQTAGLVAAGAAPSPVPYADVTVATTHKLLRGPRGGLLLCTAELADRIDRAVFPFSQGGAAMHEVAAKAVALAQAATPAHTGYVRRAVAGARALAAALAAAGAPPLTGGTDTHLVTASVAPLGLTGVEAERRCAAAGLMLGRCAVPYDPAPPTETSGIRLGTGTCAAQGMGEAELGEVGELLGRALAGGAAEPVRARTRELARAFAGRP
- a CDS encoding MraY family glycosyltransferase is translated as MREYLLVMFVSAAVTYLLVSPVRKFAIAAGAMPAVRARDVHREPTPRLGGIAMFGGLLAGLLAASQLSGLGRMFVQSADIKALLSGAGIMFVLGVLDDKWGVDALVKLGGQMIAAGVMVWQGITVIAIPVPGYGSVPVTPTQGMLISVVLVVVMVNAVNFIDGLDGLAAGMVCIAAMAFFLYSYRLWLGYGINDAAPAALFTAVLIGMCLGFLPHNLHPARIFMGDSGSMMLGLMLAVAAISITGRVDPDLIVEQVGSKTTAVHALVPIYIPLILPLTVIALPLADLLLAVVRRTWAGKSPFAADKQHLHHRLLEVGHSHSRAVLIMYFWAALIAFGTVAVSVTHTGRTVVLAMAGLCLLGLAVLLMPQFRPRAPKAVQSFVPPRYRDGEAGAEPLAGEVGEEPAMAELSAEDQALLGRMGTGATAVGPRGEQRS